In Virgibacillus sp. NKC19-16, a single genomic region encodes these proteins:
- a CDS encoding ABC transporter substrate-binding protein, translating to MSRTYFLLFLSIVLFFTVGCGQDEAATEGGENDLTPVSFVLDWTPNTNHTGIYVAKENGYFEEEGLDVEIMLPGEAGANQLLASGQADFGVSYQEGLTQARVEGLPLVSIAAVLQHNTAGYASPVDKNITEPTDFEGKIYGGTGSTLEQAMMQTIMEENNANIDEVEFLPIGDADFFTAVERDVDFSLVYYGWTGVEAELRDEPLNMVYLTDFSEELDYYTPILATSEEMIETDSETVEAFVHAAAKGYEFAIENPEDAASILIDSEQELDPDLVRASQEWISPRYQDDAKRWGIQEHERWESFTNWMFENGIIENELEVDQAFTNEFLPSEE from the coding sequence ATGAGTAGAACATACTTTTTGTTATTTTTATCTATCGTTCTATTTTTTACAGTAGGGTGTGGGCAGGATGAAGCAGCTACAGAAGGGGGTGAAAATGACCTAACACCGGTTTCCTTTGTCCTGGACTGGACGCCGAATACAAATCATACCGGAATATATGTCGCAAAGGAAAATGGTTATTTTGAAGAGGAAGGGCTTGATGTCGAAATTATGTTACCAGGGGAAGCTGGCGCAAATCAATTACTCGCTTCAGGACAGGCAGATTTTGGTGTTAGTTATCAGGAAGGACTAACGCAGGCTCGCGTGGAGGGGCTTCCGCTCGTTTCGATTGCAGCGGTCCTGCAGCATAATACGGCTGGCTATGCGTCACCTGTAGACAAAAACATTACAGAACCAACGGATTTTGAAGGAAAAATATATGGTGGAACCGGCAGCACGCTGGAACAAGCTATGATGCAAACCATCATGGAAGAAAATAATGCGAATATTGATGAGGTCGAATTCCTGCCTATTGGTGACGCCGACTTTTTCACAGCGGTTGAGCGTGATGTCGACTTCTCGCTTGTTTATTACGGCTGGACAGGTGTTGAAGCCGAATTAAGAGACGAACCATTAAATATGGTATATCTTACTGATTTTTCCGAGGAGCTCGATTACTATACGCCGATTCTAGCAACAAGTGAAGAAATGATTGAAACCGATTCAGAAACAGTTGAAGCATTTGTACATGCAGCAGCAAAAGGCTATGAATTTGCAATCGAAAACCCGGAAGACGCCGCTTCTATTTTAATAGATAGTGAGCAGGAGCTGGATCCGGATTTGGTGAGGGCAAGTCAGGAGTGGATATCACCAAGATACCAGGATGATGCAAAGCGTTGGGGTATTCAAGAACATGAAAGATGGGAGAGTTTTACTAATTGGATGTTCGAAAATGGAATAATTGAGAACGAACTTGAGGTGGACCAAGCATTTACAAATGAATTTTTACCAAGTGAGGAGTGA
- a CDS encoding M14 family metallopeptidase: MKRKSWPRILSQVLILVLFMTMVPMTGLATQQNDSASQPPTTGFEEREGDGWTTHEEELEFLEEVSESSDRVTYSQVGTTEEGRPLHLVRVGFPEPPSDEDIAEGRNMLVIGTQHGNENAPREMALQLLRDLAFTDDPQVLEQLSDATILFIPTANPDGREANTRSNAAGIDINRQHLSLSTLEVQTIAEVLDQFNPDITVDGHERPRATGNPDIELLWPRNLNVDDELQALNQEMVEDYLFPAVEDAGFSTGLYGSPGGAGGGDERIMRNMLGLRNGMGVLTETAGEQEPTYRVEAQKRAVESVLTFYRDRFEDVTAVMTGAPERQAEAGADQSQPFYLDGADNWDPTTVLEKKPSGYLLSETQAEEMSQHMALFSLQTEEVDGNGVFASMSQPMMTVLPFLLDERATYNEVEGLALYDSTDVGTATNMKSLVEHFEDEEAFSDASDARALKMHLTAVDRFEKQEESEKVLKHMNSFNTLLDHQKDNDVISEKAYEDLGTYADYLLDKWEVGLDSSRVMDDAS; encoded by the coding sequence ATGAAAAGAAAAAGTTGGCCAAGAATTTTATCTCAAGTCCTTATTTTAGTGTTGTTTATGACCATGGTTCCAATGACAGGGCTAGCGACTCAGCAAAATGATAGCGCTTCACAACCGCCGACAACGGGATTTGAGGAGCGTGAGGGAGATGGGTGGACAACCCATGAAGAGGAATTGGAATTCTTAGAAGAGGTATCGGAGTCGTCGGATCGGGTTACTTATTCACAAGTTGGTACGACGGAAGAAGGTAGGCCACTGCACTTGGTGCGCGTGGGTTTTCCGGAACCCCCTTCCGATGAGGACATTGCCGAGGGACGGAATATGCTAGTCATTGGAACACAGCATGGTAATGAAAACGCACCAAGGGAGATGGCCTTGCAGTTATTGAGGGATCTTGCGTTTACGGATGATCCGCAAGTTTTAGAACAACTTAGTGATGCGACGATACTGTTCATTCCGACAGCGAACCCAGATGGCAGGGAAGCAAATACACGCAGTAATGCGGCAGGGATAGATATTAATCGCCAGCATCTAAGTTTGAGTACGCTTGAGGTGCAGACGATAGCAGAAGTCCTGGATCAGTTCAATCCTGATATTACGGTGGATGGGCATGAGCGCCCTCGCGCTACTGGAAATCCGGATATAGAATTGCTCTGGCCACGTAACCTTAATGTAGATGATGAACTGCAGGCATTAAATCAAGAGATGGTTGAGGATTACTTGTTTCCAGCTGTAGAGGATGCTGGCTTTTCCACAGGATTGTATGGATCCCCAGGTGGAGCAGGTGGTGGTGACGAACGTATTATGCGTAACATGCTGGGATTACGCAATGGTATGGGCGTACTAACCGAAACTGCTGGCGAGCAAGAGCCAACATACCGGGTTGAAGCTCAAAAACGCGCTGTCGAATCGGTGCTAACATTTTACCGTGATCGATTTGAAGACGTCACAGCAGTCATGACCGGTGCACCGGAGCGTCAAGCAGAGGCGGGAGCAGATCAATCCCAGCCGTTCTATTTAGACGGGGCAGATAATTGGGACCCGACGACAGTACTGGAAAAGAAACCGAGTGGATATTTGCTTAGCGAAACACAGGCTGAGGAAATGAGCCAACATATGGCTTTATTCTCACTGCAAACCGAAGAGGTAGATGGTAATGGTGTATTTGCTTCGATGAGCCAACCGATGATGACGGTCTTGCCATTTTTGCTTGACGAGCGCGCTACCTACAATGAGGTTGAAGGTTTAGCTTTATATGATAGTACGGATGTGGGAACTGCAACGAATATGAAATCATTGGTTGAGCATTTTGAAGACGAGGAAGCATTCTCAGATGCTAGTGATGCTCGTGCCTTGAAAATGCATTTGACTGCAGTAGATCGTTTCGAAAAGCAGGAAGAAAGCGAGAAAGTTTTAAAACACATGAATAGTTTTAACACATTGCTCGACCATCAGAAAGATAATGACGTAATTTCTGAAAAGGCCTATGAAGATCTTGGCACCTATGCTGATTATTTGCTTGATAAGTGGGAGGTTGGCTTAGATTCTAGCAGGGTGATGGATGATGCTAGCTAA
- the zwf gene encoding glucose-6-phosphate dehydrogenase, which produces MNNQQNPKAIIVIFGATGDLAKRKLFPSIYRLYQNGKIDDDFAVIGLARRPWTNEILRDNVEQSIKETNASKSDVDKFTSHFYYQSFDVTEASSYQGLNDLMQELEGMYNTNGNRIFYLAMAPEFFGTIAVNLKDYCLEMSSGWSRLVIEKPFGHDLPSARALNSQIREAFDEDQIYRIDHYLGKEMVQNIEVIRFANGIFEHLWNNRFISNIQITSSESLGVEERARYYDHSGATRDMVQNHMLQMVALLAMEPPIKLTTDEIRSEKIKVLRALRPIDDSEVDENFVRGQYGSGHLHGKDVQSYRGETDELKDSHTETYVAGKVMIDNYRWAGVPFYIRTGKRMAEKSTNIVVEFKDIPMNLYSEDDGNKNPNLLVINIQPNEGITLFLNAKKAGHGSAAQPIQLSYNNNGVHGINTPEAYEKLLYDCMLGDATNFTHWDEVAFSWAYIDAILNAWSRRTPDFPNYTSGSMGPKEADDLLAKDGFHWWPIRDVVQ; this is translated from the coding sequence TTGAATAATCAACAAAACCCAAAGGCAATTATTGTTATTTTTGGGGCAACAGGCGATTTAGCGAAACGAAAATTATTTCCATCTATTTATAGGCTTTATCAAAATGGGAAAATTGATGATGACTTTGCAGTGATTGGTCTTGCACGGAGGCCGTGGACCAATGAAATATTGCGTGACAATGTAGAACAATCGATTAAGGAAACAAATGCTTCCAAATCGGATGTAGATAAATTTACATCACATTTTTATTACCAGTCCTTTGATGTTACGGAAGCCTCTTCTTATCAGGGGTTAAATGATTTAATGCAGGAACTGGAAGGGATGTATAATACAAATGGCAACCGAATATTCTACTTGGCGATGGCACCGGAATTTTTCGGAACAATTGCAGTTAACTTGAAGGATTACTGCTTAGAGATGAGCTCCGGCTGGTCACGCCTTGTAATCGAGAAGCCATTTGGCCATGACCTGCCATCTGCGAGAGCGTTGAACAGCCAAATTCGTGAGGCGTTTGATGAGGATCAGATTTATCGAATTGACCATTATTTAGGCAAGGAAATGGTTCAAAACATTGAAGTGATCCGTTTTGCCAATGGAATATTCGAGCATCTATGGAACAATCGGTTCATTTCAAACATTCAAATCACCTCCAGTGAATCACTGGGTGTCGAGGAACGCGCACGTTATTATGATCATTCCGGAGCTACCCGGGACATGGTTCAAAATCATATGTTACAGATGGTGGCATTACTCGCTATGGAGCCGCCCATTAAACTAACAACCGATGAAATTCGTTCGGAAAAAATCAAGGTACTAAGGGCACTCCGCCCCATTGACGATAGTGAAGTGGATGAGAATTTCGTCCGCGGACAGTATGGCAGTGGTCATTTGCATGGAAAGGATGTGCAGAGTTATCGCGGGGAAACGGATGAATTAAAAGATTCGCATACGGAAACATATGTGGCAGGTAAAGTTATGATTGATAATTATCGCTGGGCCGGGGTCCCTTTTTATATTCGGACAGGCAAGCGTATGGCCGAAAAATCAACCAATATCGTTGTTGAATTTAAGGACATTCCGATGAATCTGTATTCGGAGGATGACGGGAACAAAAACCCGAATTTACTTGTCATTAATATCCAGCCAAATGAGGGGATTACGCTGTTTTTAAATGCGAAGAAAGCAGGCCACGGCTCTGCCGCACAGCCTATTCAGCTTTCCTATAATAATAATGGTGTGCATGGGATCAATACACCCGAAGCGTACGAAAAACTGCTCTATGACTGTATGCTTGGGGATGCAACAAACTTTACACATTGGGATGAGGTAGCATTCTCTTGGGCGTACATTGACGCTATTTTAAATGCATGGTCCAGACGAACGCCTGACTTTCCAAATTACACTTCAGGATCCATGGGGCCAAAAGAAGCGGATGATCTGCTTGCCAAAGATGGCTTTCATTGGTGGCCGATAAGAGATGTAGTACAATAA
- a CDS encoding ABC transporter ATP-binding protein — protein sequence MMKLALRNISKSFGDKQILDSISFDVQDGEFVSLIGPSGSGKSTLFNLIGGLFAPDSGEIFMNEKEITRRSGHIGYMPQQASLFPWRSVMQNVLLGQELQGIKEKDRAMKMLEKAGLGDVALAYPHELSGGMKQRVAFIRALLSPQSFMCLDEPFSALDEFTRLDMQKWLLYIWEEDQQSVLFVTHNIEEALFLSDKIIILSTNPAHVKKEIIIPFSRPRNEDILLTSEFLEWKKYVMETVQA from the coding sequence ATGATGAAGCTCGCATTACGGAATATCAGCAAATCCTTTGGAGATAAACAAATACTGGATAGCATTTCATTCGATGTTCAAGATGGTGAATTCGTCTCATTGATTGGGCCTTCCGGGAGTGGCAAAAGTACATTATTCAACTTAATTGGTGGGTTATTTGCACCTGACAGTGGTGAAATATTTATGAATGAAAAAGAGATTACAAGGAGGAGCGGCCATATTGGCTATATGCCACAGCAAGCCTCCCTCTTCCCATGGCGCTCGGTCATGCAAAACGTATTGCTTGGCCAGGAGCTGCAGGGCATAAAAGAAAAAGACCGCGCAATGAAGATGCTAGAAAAAGCAGGACTTGGCGACGTTGCTCTTGCCTACCCACACGAACTATCCGGTGGCATGAAGCAGCGCGTCGCCTTTATTCGGGCTCTCTTAAGTCCACAATCTTTCATGTGCTTGGATGAGCCTTTCTCTGCGCTGGACGAGTTTACACGTCTGGATATGCAAAAATGGCTGCTCTATATTTGGGAGGAAGACCAGCAATCTGTTCTATTTGTGACACATAACATTGAAGAAGCATTGTTTTTGTCAGATAAAATCATTATCCTTTCTACTAATCCGGCGCATGTAAAAAAAGAGATCATCATCCCCTTTTCCAGACCGAGAAATGAAGACATTTTACTCACCTCCGAATTTCTAGAATGGAAAAAATACGTAATGGAGACAGTACAAGCTTGA
- a CDS encoding M14 family zinc carboxypeptidase, protein MLKKRLFLLAASIFFAFSFAGMVNAAPTDTSDVIGYDEMIGTLENLEEQGDGKLDVFTLREIGIEEGRSEAGRDLYVAKIGNGDKKIWVQGRIHGDEPYGTNATLRIIENLIEEKDNSYKEMMEELTIYFIPMYNPDGAERYERGTRIIDPETGEPGESVDLNRDWVEGNFEAIETLGYYTFWAELKPDFALDIHHQGDKEFYDTDIPVTMSLGITLAPEGPTLSDIEGGEYADLGRQAMVNVYDAVDPYHQFTVNQYRVGPNDTHEVDYRGAVMSGMMLGLNYQGINPEGHSNPAAFLETSGEFLNGEREPLIQQNVIATHAFLSGLASEEMYNIDPDRWDEIPSPPLTGYSTDYDGTISIPEQPAVLFETSAEDINGLVNFYEDEGKVDNNAAQDLGVHSTAVSHFEENGLMEKAAKHMNSFIPLLDYQNENELIADEPYQTLNAYADYLVERWQ, encoded by the coding sequence ATGTTAAAAAAACGACTATTCTTACTTGCAGCATCGATCTTTTTTGCTTTTTCCTTTGCTGGGATGGTCAACGCGGCACCCACTGACACTTCAGATGTCATTGGGTATGATGAAATGATTGGTACACTTGAGAACCTGGAAGAACAAGGTGACGGTAAGCTTGATGTATTTACACTAAGAGAGATCGGTATTGAAGAAGGAAGAAGTGAGGCAGGGCGCGATCTTTATGTTGCAAAGATAGGCAACGGTGACAAGAAGATCTGGGTTCAAGGACGTATTCATGGTGATGAGCCTTATGGAACGAATGCAACGTTGCGCATTATCGAAAATTTAATAGAGGAAAAAGACAACTCTTATAAAGAGATGATGGAAGAGTTAACAATATATTTTATTCCAATGTATAATCCGGATGGCGCTGAAAGGTATGAAAGAGGAACGAGAATCATTGACCCGGAAACAGGGGAGCCCGGGGAGTCTGTCGATTTAAACAGAGACTGGGTTGAAGGTAATTTTGAAGCAATTGAGACACTTGGTTATTACACATTTTGGGCTGAACTTAAGCCTGATTTTGCACTTGATATCCACCATCAAGGGGATAAAGAGTTTTATGATACAGATATTCCCGTAACGATGTCACTTGGTATCACGTTAGCACCAGAGGGCCCTACCCTTTCCGATATTGAAGGAGGGGAGTACGCAGATCTGGGCCGCCAAGCGATGGTTAATGTATACGATGCTGTAGACCCCTATCACCAATTTACAGTTAACCAGTATAGAGTGGGTCCAAATGATACGCATGAAGTTGATTACCGAGGCGCGGTAATGTCTGGTATGATGCTTGGGCTAAATTATCAAGGTATTAATCCTGAGGGGCATAGCAATCCTGCTGCTTTCTTGGAAACCTCGGGTGAATTTTTGAATGGTGAGCGGGAACCTTTGATTCAGCAGAATGTCATTGCTACTCATGCCTTTTTGTCGGGGCTTGCTTCAGAAGAAATGTACAACATTGATCCTGATCGCTGGGATGAAATACCAAGTCCCCCGCTAACAGGTTATAGCACAGATTATGATGGCACAATCTCAATTCCCGAGCAGCCAGCAGTACTATTTGAAACATCTGCAGAAGATATCAATGGGCTTGTCAATTTTTATGAGGATGAGGGAAAAGTAGACAATAATGCCGCTCAGGACTTGGGTGTACATTCAACTGCTGTAAGTCACTTCGAGGAAAATGGATTAATGGAAAAGGCTGCTAAACATATGAACAGCTTTATACCATTACTGGACTATCAGAATGAAAATGAGCTGATAGCTGATGAGCCGTACCAAACCCTTAACGCATATGCTGATTATTTGGTTGAAAGGTGGCAATAG
- a CDS encoding dipeptidase, translating into MEKFKQLINEIHDESITIDAHFDLLFDVAAQRELGRKRVIESDHLPFFHKGGWNIIVSSIYLGDGDLPEMALRKALNQVSCLYTEIEESPDKIMLCKNIQDIMQAKDSGKVGIMLSFEGVEPLGTDITLLRVFYELGVRMIGLTWSRRNAAGDGCAFDFAEHQMTGGLSDFGLAVIEEAEKLGMIMDVTHINDQGFSDIIRDSHQPVIASHSNTRVIANTPRNLTDEQLREIATSGGVAGINAVSKIASKPPKDATIETLVDHIEHMVSIVGIDHIGIGLDLCDMLNKYVKNRTAFDVVRNHGALEDLTESLLERGFEKDDILKIYGENMLRVYREVLS; encoded by the coding sequence ATGGAAAAATTTAAGCAATTAATAAATGAAATCCACGATGAATCTATTACGATTGATGCGCATTTTGACCTTCTTTTTGATGTGGCGGCACAGCGTGAATTAGGGCGGAAGCGGGTGATTGAGTCAGATCATCTCCCCTTTTTCCATAAAGGGGGCTGGAATATTATTGTGTCTTCCATTTACCTAGGTGATGGTGATTTGCCGGAAATGGCGCTTCGTAAGGCATTGAACCAAGTAAGCTGTCTGTATACGGAGATCGAGGAGTCTCCGGATAAGATAATGCTTTGCAAAAACATCCAGGATATCATGCAGGCGAAAGACAGCGGAAAAGTGGGGATTATGCTCTCCTTTGAAGGCGTTGAACCCCTGGGGACAGATATAACACTTTTACGTGTGTTTTATGAACTTGGAGTCCGGATGATCGGGCTTACATGGAGCAGAAGAAATGCTGCCGGTGATGGATGTGCATTTGACTTCGCTGAGCACCAAATGACTGGCGGTTTGTCCGATTTTGGACTTGCTGTGATTGAGGAAGCAGAAAAATTAGGCATGATAATGGATGTCACACACATTAATGATCAGGGATTTTCAGATATTATCAGGGATTCACATCAACCAGTAATCGCTTCTCATTCTAATACGCGGGTGATCGCCAACACGCCAAGGAACTTAACAGATGAACAGCTACGAGAAATTGCGACCTCAGGCGGGGTTGCCGGAATTAATGCAGTTAGCAAAATTGCATCCAAGCCACCCAAAGATGCCACGATCGAAACTTTGGTGGATCATATCGAACATATGGTTTCTATTGTTGGCATCGATCATATTGGGATTGGCCTGGATTTATGTGACATGCTAAATAAATATGTAAAAAATCGCACCGCATTTGATGTTGTCCGCAATCACGGAGCGCTTGAGGATTTAACAGAGTCACTGCTGGAGCGCGGTTTTGAAAAGGATGATATTTTGAAAATTTATGGTGAGAATATGCTGCGGGTTTATCGGGAGGTACTCTCGTAA
- a CDS encoding CalY family protein, with product MGLKKQVGMGIASAALGLTLIGGGTFAYFSDSETTNNTFAAGTLDLGVEPTEVINVENIQPGDSMTRDFELQNNGTVDMNKVLLETDYSVTDAESDNVDDFGNHIQVEFLYNADQLNEVIYETTLADLRDMSPEAVNEEVFIPTLGEDGLEAGTSDDLVVEFTFVDNGEDQNEFQGDSLNLEWTFTAQQVTDDES from the coding sequence ATGGGTTTAAAAAAACAAGTAGGTATGGGGATTGCCTCGGCTGCACTTGGTCTAACGTTAATAGGTGGAGGAACGTTTGCATATTTCAGCGATAGTGAGACAACGAACAACACGTTTGCGGCTGGAACGCTTGATTTAGGTGTTGAACCGACGGAGGTGATTAATGTTGAAAACATTCAACCCGGTGATTCCATGACTCGCGATTTTGAACTGCAAAATAACGGTACCGTGGATATGAACAAGGTTCTCCTGGAAACGGATTATTCCGTAACGGATGCAGAAAGTGACAATGTGGATGATTTCGGAAACCATATTCAAGTAGAGTTTTTATACAATGCGGATCAGCTGAATGAAGTAATTTACGAAACAACATTGGCTGATCTGAGAGACATGTCACCTGAAGCTGTTAATGAAGAAGTATTTATTCCTACGCTTGGTGAAGATGGACTTGAAGCCGGTACCAGCGATGACCTTGTTGTCGAATTTACCTTCGTTGATAACGGAGAAGATCAGAATGAATTCCAGGGAGATTCTTTAAATCTGGAATGGACATTTACTGCACAACAAGTTACTGATGATGAAAGCTAA
- a CDS encoding thiamine-binding protein codes for MANSIISIQIIPKVEAGENAYSYVDAAIAVIDDANVTYHVHPLETTMEGELSELLQVIKKMNDKMIAMGAGNVISQVKILHQPAGIAMDALTEKYQ; via the coding sequence GTGGCGAATTCAATCATAAGTATTCAAATTATCCCGAAAGTAGAGGCGGGTGAAAACGCCTATTCTTATGTAGACGCGGCAATTGCTGTGATCGATGATGCAAATGTAACGTATCACGTTCATCCGCTTGAAACAACGATGGAAGGTGAACTATCCGAATTGCTGCAAGTGATTAAGAAAATGAATGACAAAATGATTGCAATGGGGGCGGGCAATGTCATCTCACAGGTGAAGATACTCCATCAGCCGGCAGGGATTGCTATGGATGCGTTAACGGAGAAATACCAATGA
- a CDS encoding ABC transporter permease, which produces MKKLLQIGWRPVAAIFILIGLWQLATQVFSIETWLLPAPTDIVREGIDVFPGFLTHLLATTQLSITGFIIGTSVGLLSATLLHLSPRMRETFYPFLILSQNLPVIVLAPLLVIWFGFGSLPKLIVITIGCFFPIAVSALGGFQQTNRELTYYMKMMGASKLQLFWKLELPHALPAIFSGLKIAGTYSVMAAVIAEWLGAQEGIGVFMTLASSSYQTPRVFVAIIVVMLLSLTVIGLITLLERRLIRW; this is translated from the coding sequence ATGAAAAAATTATTGCAGATAGGATGGCGGCCGGTTGCTGCCATCTTTATCCTGATTGGTTTATGGCAGCTGGCAACACAGGTTTTTTCGATTGAAACATGGTTACTCCCTGCCCCAACAGATATTGTTCGTGAAGGGATAGATGTGTTTCCTGGCTTCCTGACACATCTTCTGGCAACAACACAGTTATCCATTACAGGATTTATCATCGGGACGTCGGTCGGCTTGTTGAGTGCCACGCTCTTGCATCTGTCGCCACGCATGCGGGAGACATTTTATCCGTTTTTAATTCTCTCGCAAAACCTGCCCGTTATTGTACTTGCACCATTGCTTGTCATTTGGTTTGGATTTGGTTCCTTGCCAAAATTGATTGTCATTACAATCGGATGTTTTTTCCCGATTGCAGTATCTGCCTTAGGTGGATTTCAGCAAACCAACCGGGAGTTGACCTACTACATGAAAATGATGGGTGCCAGCAAATTACAATTGTTTTGGAAACTGGAGTTGCCTCATGCGTTGCCTGCGATTTTTTCCGGTTTGAAAATAGCGGGAACTTACAGCGTGATGGCTGCAGTTATCGCTGAATGGCTGGGAGCTCAAGAAGGAATTGGTGTGTTTATGACACTCGCTTCTTCATCTTATCAGACACCACGTGTATTCGTTGCAATTATTGTTGTTATGCTGCTTAGCCTAACAGTTATTGGTCTGATTACCTTGCTGGAGCGAAGATTGATACGGTGGTAA
- a CDS encoding glycosyltransferase family 4 protein — MYNYVDLFIAFMIALVATFLVTYPVKKLAIKIGTVDLPNRRKIHTQITPRLGGIAIFIGAFFGALYLQPTHEHLPEILLGAIVIVLTGALDDRFSIRPVIKLTGQLIAASFLISSGLIIERVTLPIIGMVDLGFFSVFITVLWVVGITNAINLIDGLDGLATGVATIALTSIFIMALIDVQIIVAYLCIVLIGANLGFLYHNFYPAKIYMGDTGSNFLGYMIAVVSMLGLFKNIALFGFIIPVVVLAVPIFDTLLAIVRRAYNKENIMMPDNKHLHYQLIAGGYSHRKTVMIMYAFSALFGALAILFSFASISTAFIVTFFVLALLHIFAELSGVVMGGRRPVVDRLRRLLRKMERNR; from the coding sequence ATGTATAATTATGTCGATTTATTTATCGCATTTATGATTGCACTTGTTGCGACTTTTTTAGTAACCTATCCCGTGAAAAAATTGGCGATTAAGATAGGGACGGTTGATCTGCCAAATAGAAGGAAAATACATACGCAAATAACACCGAGACTTGGTGGAATAGCCATCTTTATTGGTGCTTTTTTTGGTGCGCTTTACCTGCAGCCGACTCACGAGCACCTGCCGGAAATTTTACTTGGAGCGATTGTCATCGTCCTAACTGGTGCACTCGATGACCGCTTCAGCATCAGACCTGTTATCAAGCTTACGGGACAACTTATTGCAGCGTCATTTCTTATTTCGTCGGGACTTATCATTGAACGCGTAACCCTGCCAATCATCGGCATGGTAGATCTTGGCTTTTTCAGTGTGTTTATCACAGTGCTCTGGGTTGTTGGCATCACCAACGCGATCAATCTAATCGATGGGCTGGATGGCCTTGCTACAGGGGTGGCGACAATTGCCCTGACAAGTATATTCATCATGGCACTAATTGACGTGCAAATCATCGTCGCATATTTATGTATTGTATTGATCGGTGCCAATCTCGGATTTCTGTATCACAATTTTTATCCTGCAAAAATATATATGGGTGATACAGGTTCCAATTTTCTCGGCTACATGATCGCAGTAGTTTCCATGCTCGGGTTGTTTAAAAATATCGCGTTATTCGGTTTCATCATCCCTGTTGTGGTGTTAGCGGTGCCGATATTTGATACATTGTTAGCCATTGTCCGAAGAGCCTACAATAAGGAAAACATCATGATGCCGGATAACAAGCATCTCCATTATCAGCTGATTGCCGGAGGATACAGTCACCGGAAAACAGTCATGATTATGTACGCGTTCAGTGCCTTATTCGGTGCACTGGCCATCCTGTTTTCTTTTGCATCCATCTCAACGGCATTTATTGTCACGTTTTTTGTACTCGCGCTCCTACATATTTTTGCAGAATTGTCAGGAGTCGTCATGGGAGGAAGGCGACCTGTTGTGGACAGGCTAAGAAGATTACTTAGAAAAATGGAGAGGAATAGATGA